Genomic window (Spirosoma sp. KCTC 42546):
ACTGACTCCACCGCCTTAAAACAGCCGAAGACCTATTCCGTACTGACGCTTGCGCCCCGCAAGACGGTTCTCTACGTCGATTTCCCTACTACCATTCAGGGTGAGCAGAACGTCGAGATTCGCCCCAAAGTAGATGGATTTGTCGAGGCTATTTACGTGGACGAAGGCGCTACGGTCAAAAAAGGACAGCGACTTTTTCGCATCAATGCGCCCCAATATGCCCAGGACGTGCTCACCGCACAGGCGGGGGTTCGAACAGCGCAGGCCGATGTTAGTTCCGCTCTATTGGCGGTCAATAAGGTTCGGCCTCTGGTTGAGAAAGACATCATCAGCAAGTACGAACTGGAAACAGCCCAGTATACACTAGCCTCCAAGCAAGCTGCGTTGGCACAGGCGCAGGCCGCTCTGGCAAATGCCCAAACCAATCTGGGGTACACGAATTTAGTCAGCCCGGTTAGTGGAGTGGTTGGCTCGATTCCCTACAAAATCGGCAGCTTGGTAACCAGCGCAACGACCAATCCCTTGACGACCATTTCCGGTATCAGTGAAGTGTATGCCTACTTCGCCCTCAACGAAAAACAGCTCCTCGACTTTACCCGCGATGTAAGTGGCAACACACTTCAAGAGAAACTAGCTAAACTGCCCGACGTTATCCTCCTGCTGGCCGACGGATCGACTTACAACTACAAAGGCCGGATCAAAACGGCCATTGGCCAGATCGATACCCAAACGGGTTCCAGTAATTTCCGCGCCACGTTTCCCAACCCGCAAGCCCTACTCCGCAGCGGCAATAGCGGTACTGTCCGCGTTCCCAGAACCATTGACTCGGCCCTGGTTGTACCACAAAGTGCCACTTCGGAGCTTCAGGACAAGCGCTTCCTGTTTGTCGTCGAAAAAAATAATACCGTCAAAACCACAGCCGTGCTCGTAACGCCCACCCCCGACGGGCAGTATTTCGTCGTGCAGAAAGGGTTAAAAGCGGGCGATAAGGTCGTGCTTGATGGCGGCACTGGTTTGAAAGATGGCGCATCTATTAAACCGAAGGCCGCTTTGCCAGCCAGCGTTTATAAAACGACAGCGCCAAGCACGACAACCGCCACGACCGACACAAACACAGACTTGTAAGCCATTCTCAACAAACTGTCTTATGCTTCGCATATTCATAGAACGACCGGTATTAAGTACCGTTATTTCGGCCCTCATCGTATTGCTGGGGATTCTGGGCATGGTCAAACTACCCATTGCCCAGTATCCCGATATTTCGCCACCAACGGTACAGGTTTCGGCCAGCTACAGTGGTGCCAATGCTGATGTAGTGCTCAAAAGCGTCATTGTGCCGCTTGAAGAACAGATTAACGGCGTGGAAGGTATGACCTACATGACCTCGTCGGCCACCAACGACGGGGCTGGCAACATCAGCATTTATTTCGCCGTTGGCACCGATCCAAACCAGGCCGCTGTGGATGTCCAGAACCGGGTTTCGGCCGCTACCAGCCTGCTGCCGCAAGAGGTTACGCAGGCAGGCGTAACGGTTCGGAAGCAGCAAAGCAGCAACCTGCTGATTATGTCGATCTATAGCGACAATGCCGCTTACGATCAGACATTTCTGCAAAATTATGCCGCCATCAACGTCATTCCACAACTCCAGCGGGTCAATGGTGTGGGCGCGGCCAACGTGTTTGGCTCGGCTAAAACGTATTCAATGCGAATCTGGCTGAAGCCCGATGTTATGTCCATTTATGGCATTACCCCTGCCGATGTGTCAACCGCATTGACGGACCAAAATGTGGATGCGGCCCCCGGCAAGTTCGGTGAAAATGACAACCAGACATTCCAATACGTGATTCGGTACAGCGGTCGGTTGCAGTCTACGCAGCAGTTTGGTGATATTATCATTAAAACAACCGGCAACGGCCAATTGCTGCGATTACGAGATATTGCGCGAATTGAGCTGGGATCACAGACCTACACCAGTTTTACGACGACCAATGGCAAACAGTCGGTAGGTATTTCGGTGAGCCAGACGCCCGGTTCCAATGCGCGGGATGTGATCAACAACTCCAAGAAAGTCATTGAGGCAGCGGCCAAGTCGTTTCCGGCGGGGGTTCATTTCGTCTATCTGGTCGATATCAATCAGTTTCTGGATGCGTCGATCAGCAAAGTACTGCATACGCTGCTGGAATGCTTCGCGCTGGTGTTTCTGGTGATTTTCATCTTTCTACAGGATTTCCGCTCGACCATTATTCACGGCGTTTCGGTGCCGGTGGCCATTACGGGTACGTTTTTCTTCCTGTACCTATTCAACTTCAGTATCAATTTATTAACCCTATTCGCATTGGTGCTGGCCATTGGTATTGTGGTCGATGACGCCATTGTGGTGGTGGAAGCGGTTCACGCCAAACTGGAAAGCGGCTATAAATCATCCCGCAAAGCGGCCATCGACGCGATGAGCGAAATATCGGGCGCTATTATTTCGATTACCCTCGTAATGGCATCGGTGTTTTTGCCCGTTACGTTCATCACGGGGTCGGCGGGGGTGTTTTACCGGCAGTTTGGTATTACGCTGGCAGTGGCCATTATTATTTCGGCGGTCAACGCCCTGACCCTTTGTCCAGCACTGGCGGCTATGTTCCTGAAACCACCGGAGCACACCGACGATGCCCAACCAAAGAATCTACTTAAGCGATTTGGGGTGGGATTCAACGCGGCTTACGATGCACTGACAGATAAATACACCAAGTCGGTCACGTTTCTGTCCGTCCGAAAATGGCTGGTTCTCGTTGGCATTGGGCTATTTGGTGGGCTGTTTTATACACTCTTCAAAACCACGCCAACCAGCTTCGTGCCCAAAGAAGACATGGGAAGCATTTTCGTAAATATCACGCTGCCACCCGCTTCGTCGGTCGAACGCACCACGGCGATGGCCGATAAGGTAGACTCCATTGCGCATACCATCCCCGAAGTACAAAACAGTCTGCGCAACCTCGGGCAAAACTTCGTAGCTGGAAATGGGAGCGCCTATGGCCTAATTATCGTGCGATTAAAGCCCTGGGATGAGCGACCCGGCGTTAGCGACGACGATGTGATTAAGCTGCTTAAGCAGAAAACAGCCAACATCCGGGATGCCGACCTTGTCTTTATCCAACAGCCAACCATCACGGGCTTCGGCACTAGTGGCGGCTTCACGTTTCAGTTGCAGGATAAAGGCGGACACACCACCGACGAGTTCTATAAGGTGACCCAGAACTTTCTGGCCACGCTGAGCAAACGCCCTGAAATACAATACGCTACGACCTCATTCAATCCAAATTTCCCTCAGTATCAGATGGATGTGAATGTGGCAAAATGCAAGGAGGCAGGCATTCTGGTGGGCGACGTACTCAAGGCAATGCAGGTATTCTACGGCAGTTCGTACGTGTCTAACTTCAACGAGTTTGGCAAACAGTACCGCGTCATCATGCAGGCCGACACAAATTACCGGGCCAATCCAGACGGTTTAACCAAAATTTCCGTCCGAACATCGGCGGGTACGATGGCACCGATCACCGAGTTTATCAACCTCAAACGAATTTACGGTCCTGAGAGTGTTTCCCGCTTCAACCTGTTTTCGTCGATGTCCGTCAACGGGTCGCCTAATCCGAACTATAGCACCGGGCAAGCCTTGCTGGCGATTCAGGAAGTGGCTACCCAGACGCTTCCGGCGGGCTATGGTTTCGAGTATTCTGGTATTAGTCGGGAAGAGCAAAACGTGGGTTCCCAAACGCTGTATGTATTCATTCTATGTCTGGCGTTTGTGTATCTGCTGTTGAGCGCGCAATACGAAAGCTACTTGTTGCCGTTTGCGGTCTTATTCTCCTTGCCGGTTGGCTTATCGGGTGTGTATGTGTTTGCCCGGATTTTTGGGCTGGACAATAACATTTACATGCAAATCTCGCTCATCATGCTCATTGGTTTGCTGGCCAAGAACGCCATCCTGATCGTGCAGTTTGCCGTTGAGCGGAGGCAGACCGGAATGGAATTATTAGCGTCAGCCATAGAAGGAGCCAAAGCCCGGTTACGGCCAATTCTGATGACCTCCTTTGCTTTCATTTTCGGACTGATGCCCCTCATGTTTGCCAGCGGTGCCGGTGCCCAAGGCAACCGATCGATTGGTACAGGTGCTATCGGCGGTATGCTATTCGGCACGTTGCTCGGGGTGTTTTTCGTGCCAACACTGTTCGTCATTTTCCAGGGATTGCAGGAAAAAATAAGTGGCCCACCCGGTCAGCACAATCCTGATGATGAGGAAGAAGAGCCAGCGAAAGTTGATGGTAAAGAAAAACAGGTTGCAACTCCAATGAACACATAGCCTGCACGTTCTCGATTGGCTACGCCGAGTGAGGGCTATTGTTTCAAGGGCCTCTGGCCCGTTTTGATACACTTATTGTAATTCACCGGCCAGAGGCCGTTAAAACAATAGTCCTCACTCGGTATAGCCAAGCGAGAACGTAGAACGTAAGCCATCTGTCTCAGAAGCTAGTACATATCATGAATACGAAACATATAAATCTGGGATTAACACTGCTACTGGGAGCGCTGCTAGCTTCCTGTAGCGTGACAAAACCCTATGAGCAGCCAGGCCTTACGACCAATAAACTCTACAGGGGCCAGCAAACTACGGACTCAAGCACATTAGCCAGTTTACCCTGGCGGCAGATGTTTTCAGATACCATTCTGCAACGGTTAATTGAACGGGGCCTCAGCAATAATCTGGATCTCAAAATCGCCGTGGCCCGAATGCAGGCAGCCGAAGCTAATGTTTTGCAAAGCAAACTGGCGTTCTATCCGACGCTTAGTACCAATGCGGGTTTTACGCTCTCTAAATCATCGTCGGCACAGTTGCGGGCTTTGAACATTCGAAATGCCGAATCAGGATCGAGTACCGTGAGTACGACCTCCATTCCAACCATCAAGCAGTATTCGTTGACAGCCAGCACGAGTTGGGAGGCCGATGTTTGGGGCAAATTGCGGAGCACAAAACGAGCCTATGTAGCAGCTTACTTACAAAGTGAAGCCTACCGACGTGCCGTGCAAACGCAATTAATTGCTAACATCGCCAATGGTTATTATGCATTGCTGGCCTATGATAAACAGCTAAAAATCACGCTGGAAACGGTCGACAACCGAAAGACGGATGTGGAGACCATGAAAGCGCTGAAAGAGGGTGCCATAGTAACGGGGGCCGATGTGGTACAGAGTGAAGCCAACCGCTATGCGGCAGAGGTCACCTTACCCGATATTCGGCAGAATATTCGGCAAACTGAAAACACATTGAGCCTCTTGCTGGCCATGCCGCCCGATAGCATCCCGCGTACACAACTGGATATCCAGCAATCCGTAACGTCATTGCAAACGGGTCTTCCAGCACAGCTATTGAGCAATCGTCCTGATGTGCAGGAAGCTGAGTATGGCTTCCGAAATGCGTTCGAGTTAACGAATGTGGCCCGAACCTACTTCTACCCTGCCCTCACGATTACGGGTACCGGCGGTTTCGCTACTGCGAATACATTGACCGGCTTTTTTGCAGGAACATTTTACGGAAGCCTGATTAGCGGGCTGACACAACCCATTTTCAATCAGGGTATTAATCGCCAGCGACTTAACCGGGCACAGGCAGCTCAGGCCGAAGCCTTTTATACCTATCAGGCCACACTGCTAACGGCAGGTCAGGAGGTGTCCAATGCGCTATTTTCGTACCAGATGGCGGTCGATAAGATGGCTACTCGTCAGCAGCAATTAGCCGCTTTGGAGAAGGCGGTTTCTTATACAAAAGAGCTGCTTAAATACACCGCCAACACAAACTACACCGACGTATTGACCGCCGAACAAAACCTGCTGGCAACCCAGCTAAACGGGGTCAATGACCGATTGCAGCAACTTCAGGCAACCGTAACGCTTTACCGGGCATTAGGTGGGGGCTGGCGATAAGAACAAAAGAAAACTGACTGCTTTAGCAACGTTTAGGCTAAATCAGCGGTACATGCAGATAGTCAACAGTGACGAATTGAAATTAAATCAACGGAAATTATGAAAAACGTACTGATTATACTCGGCCTATTGGTCGGTACTGGACTGTACCAAACCAGCCAGGCACAAGTGAACGTCAATGTCAACATTGGGAGCCAACCCATCTGGGGGCCAACCGGTTACGACTATGTAAACTACTATTATCTGCCTGATCTGGACATCTATTACTACGTCCCGTTACAACAGTGGATCTATAACAGTGGAGGACGCTGGATAACCACCACTGTTTTGCCTCCGCAGTACAACAACTACGATCTGTATCGGATGCACAAAGTGGTCATCAACGATAAGCAGCCCTATCTGCGCAATGCGGTTTACCGGAATCAGTATGCGTCTTTCAAGGGGCGTTACGACCAGCAGCCCATCCGCGATAGCCGCGATTCGAAGTATTATGTAATCAACAACCATCCCATGCACAATCAAATGGGTAAACAGGGTGGCAATGGCCGTCCGGGTGGTAATCCGGGGCAGCAACCGGGTCGACCTAATGGGCAACAACAACGGGCTCAGAACAACAAGCCTCAAGACCGTAATGGCCGGGCTCAGGGCGAACATCGGGGTCCACGTTAAATGGTAAACTAAGTAATCCAATTTATAAGACAGCTTTGTACTGGTACCGGCCTATGAAAACTGGCCGGCACTTCTGTTTTTCATGAAAATCTATTTCGTTTTCTTACTGACTTTACTCACAAACACCACCTTCGGGCAGGAGCCGTCGGCCACACGAATTACGAAGCATATTCATAAACTTGCTTCCGATAAGATGCAGGGCCGGGGAACGGGAAGCCCGGAGAATGCTAAGGCCGCCCGTTATGTCGAGAAATACTTCAAAAAGTATGGTCTGAAACCATTGGGCACAGATGGATATTATCAATCATTTACAGCCAAAGTTCGGCGAGTTGTTGTACCGGATAGCCTGCGAAAAGCAGCAAACGTCATTGGGTTTCTGGATAATGGCGCTCCTTATACGATTGTGATTGGTGCCCACTACGACCATTTGGGTTTGGGTCGGCAGGGAAGTTCGCTGGATTCGTTACCACAAGGAAAAATCCATAACGGAGCAGATGACAATGCCTCGGGCGTGGCTGGGCTGCTGGAAATCGCTCATTACTTCACAAAAAACGGAGTAAAAGAGCCGTATAATTTCCTGTTTATGGCCTTTGGTGCCGAAGAACTGGGCTTACAGGGTTCACGCTATTTTCTGAACAATCCGACCCTGCCACTCGACAAACTAAATTTTATGGTGTGCATGGATATGATTGGGCGGTACAACCCGGATCGGGGCGTGGGCATTGGTGGCTACGGCACCAGCGACACCTGGCCAATCGTATTCAAAGGAGCCGAAAGTTCCATCAAATTCTTTACCGATCGGGCGGGAAATGGCGGCTCCGATAATGCTGCTTTTTACGCTAAACAAATTCCGGTTCTGTTTTTCCACACTGGCGGCCACCCCGACTATCATAAACCTTCCGACGATCCGGATAAGATCGATGCAAAAGCCGAAGAAGCCATCCTCCGGCTGGAAATCAAGCTACTTTTAACTGCCTTGCAGCAGCCTAAAATGACGTTTACACCCGTGAAATAACACTTCCTCTCAACTCTATGCGATATTTATTCATAGCCTTAACGTTTATTGCTTTACAAACGCTGGCCCAGAAACCCGCTCGCCCCAACATTATCTTTATTCTGGCTGATGACCTTGGCTATGGTGATGTAGGCCTCAACGGACAAAACCTGATTAAGACCCCAAACATTGACCGATTAGCGGCCGAGGGCATGCAGTTCCCCCAGTTTTATGCGGGTACGTCTGTCTGTGCCCCCTCGCGGTCGGCCTTAATGACCGGGCAGCACACGGGGCATACCTACATCCGGGGGAATAAGGAAGTGAAACCCGAAGGGCAGCAACCCATTGCCGATTCTGTTACAACCGTAGCCGAACTCCTGCAACGAGCAGGCTACACGACAGCCGCTTTTGGCAAGTGGGGACTTGGGCCCGTAGGTTCAGAAGGAGACCCCAACAAGCAGGGCTTCGACCGGTTCTATGGGTACAATTGTCAGGCATTGGCGCATCGGTATTACCCGGATCATCTTTGGGATAACAACCAGAAAGTTGTACTGACCGGCAACGAAAACCTTCGTCAGGCAAAAGAATACGCCCCTGATCTGATTCAGAAACAAGCGCTGGCCTTTCTCGATTCCCGCAAAACCAGCCAGCCGTTTTTCCTATTTCTCCCCTACATTTTGCCCCATGCTGAACTGCTCGTTCCCGATGACAGTCTCTTCCGTCATTACAAAGGAAAATTTGCGGAAAAACCCTATGCTGGTGCCGACTATGGTCCTGACGCGAAAACAGGCGGCTACGCTTCCCAGGCCTATCCACGGGCAACCTTCGCAGCTATGGTAGCCCGGCTCGATCTATACGTTGGGCAGGTCATCGCGAAGCTGAAAGCAAAAGGGTTGGATAAAAATACGCTCGTGATTTTTACCAGCGATAATGGACCACACATTGAAGGAGGAGCCGATCCGACCTTCTTCAACAGCAGTGGTGGGTTCCGAGGAGTCAAGCGCGATTTGTATGAAGGTGGCATTCGTGAACCATTCGTTGCCCGCTGGCCCGGCGTTATCAAGCCGGGTAGCCGAAACGATTTCATCGGCGCTTTTTGGGATCTGCTCCCCACATTTACCGAACTGGCCGGTGCACAAACGCCAGCCCGCATTGATGGCATTTCGTTTGTGCCATCGCTCCTGGGTAAAGGGAGTCAGAAAAAACATGACTACCTCTATTGGGAATTTCATGAAAACGGTGGCAGACAGGCTATTCGTCAGGGAGATTGGAAAGCCGTTCGGCTGCAGGTGACTCAAAACCCTACTGGTCCCGTTGAGCTATATGATCTGTCGAAAGATCCTGCCGAAAGCCACGACGTAGCGGCTAAGAATCCTGAAAAAGCCGAACAACTTGGTCGGCTCATGAACAAAGCCCACGTCGAATCGCCTTTGTTTCCACTTGTTAGGGATAAACAGTAAAGGCTTTTTTGCTTCAGCCCTGTAAGGGCGACCTGTCAATAGAAAAAAGAAAGCCGCCCCCTTTCAAAGCGCCGTAGGTGCGGCCTAAATCAAGGTAGAATAGGTCGCACCTACGGCGCTTCGGACAGAATTCAACGCCCTTTTTCTATTGACAGATCACCCCTAACGGGGCGAAAAAGATGTATGTATACGCTAGGTGAGGACACAGACCGAGGATATGGAGCGCCTTCAACCTATCGAAAACCGTTTTATCGGTTTAACCTTTCGCTTTATCCCTCAATTTGGATAGTCGTAGACCAAGCCAGAATACGCGAAAAACTCTTTCCTGCACCCACGCCCAATCATGGCTATTAAGCATTAGTTTAGGCAAAAAGCTGATTTACCAGCGAAAAACTCAATGAGCTAACGGAGCTAGAATTAATCCTCGATTACAGATCAATTTAATAAAGTCGCCAGGTAGCAATATTATCTTTAATCGCCTAGACCTATCTTTGCCCAATTTATAGTTATACTGTTCTTATGGCCCAATCCCTCAGTGTCCGCCATTTGGTGGGTATAAAAGACCTGACCGAGTCTGATATTCAACTCATTCTGGAAACGGCCAGTCAGTTTAAGGAAGTCATTAATCGGCCCATCAAGAAAGTCCCCTCGTTACGCGATGTGACGATTGCCAACGTTTTTTTTGAGAATTCGACCCGTACTCGCCTGTCTTTTGAGTTAGCCGAGAAACGATTATCGGCTGATGTTGTCAATTTTTCGGCCTCGGGTAGCTCGGTCAAAAAAGGCGAAACCCTGCTGGATACGGTCAACAACATTCTGGCCATGAAGGTCGATATGGTGGTGATGCGGCACAGTAGCCCCGGTGCTCCTCATTACCTGACGAAACACATCAAAGCCAACGTTGTCAACGCAGGCGATGGCACCCACGAACACCCGACACAGGCCTTACTAGACTCGTTCTCCATCCGCGAAAAACTCGGTGACGTAGCAGGCAAGCGTATTGCCATCATCGGCGACATTACGCACTCGCGGGTCGCGCTGTCCAATATTTTCTGTCTGCAAAAACAGGGCGCTGAGGTCATGGTTTGCGGCCCTAAAACGCTCATTCCTAAATACATTGAAGCGCTTGGCGTGAAGGTTGGGCATGATGTGCGGGCGGCTCTGGCCTGGTGCGATGTAGCCAACGTGCTCCGCATTCAGTTGGAGCGGCAGCAAATCAAGTACTTCCCCTCGCTGAGGGAGTATTCTCTTTACTTCGGCATCTCGAAACAGATGCTCGATGAACTGGATCGACCTATTGTGCTCATGCACCCTGGCCCCATTAATCGGGGAGTTGAGTTGACGTCTGATGCTGCCGATTCGTCGCACTCCATCATTCTGGACCAAGTCGAAAATGGCGTGGCCGTCCGTATGGCTGTGTTGTATTTGCTGGCGCAGTTGTAGGAGTCAGTTGATTGCTTTTTATCCGTAACTTTATTCTATCTTCGACTTATGGCGATGAAAGTAAAAGAGATCATCAGGCTCTTAGAAGAAGACGGGTGGTATTTTAAGCGACAAAGTGGAAGTCATCGCGTTTACCGTCACCCGACGAAATTAGGCATTGCTGTCGTTCCTGATCATGGTTTAAACAAAGAACTTAAACCAGGCACAGAGCAATCTATTTTGAAACAGGCCGGTTTAAAATAAAAGATAATCCTTTTTATGATGCAATATGTCGTAATTATCGAAGAGACGGAAGAAGGTGGTTACTCTGCTTATGTACCAGATCTACCTGTCTGCTTTACGGTAGGTGATACGCTTGATGAGGTAAAGACAAACATTAAATCAGCGATAGAACTGTATCTTGAAGAAATCCGTGAAATGGGAATGGTATTGCCATTGCCCAAGACCATATCGACTCTAGTGGCCATTCAAGCAGCTTGAAACAGCAGAAAATTCTCAGCGTCTATCATTCTGGACCAAGTCGAAAACGGCGTGGCCGTCCGTATGGCTGTGTTGTATTTGCTGGCGCAGTTGTAAAGGCAAATCAGGTAATCTAATTGAATTCTAATCTTTTTTCGCTTTTTTTAACAACTCCACCTTCGAATCGTACTAAATCAGACTGAATCGTACTAAACTAAACGCCTGATCCATCAGTTGTTATAAATAGGATTTTAATGCCTTTTTAATTTCAACATTCTCGATCATCATGGCGGTTAGTACACACCTGCAGCCACCTCCGTCGCCTTTGCAGCGGCTGATACGGTTACTGGGAACCGAACGAAAAGATATTGTCTATATTCTGTTGTTCGCTATTATTACGGGTATCATTGGCCTTACCCTACCTCTCGGTATTCAGGCTGTTTTTAATCTGGTTTCAAGCGGCATGCTCTTCAGTTCGGTCTATGTAATGATCGGGCTGGTTATTGTTGGGGTCCTGGTTGGCGGTCTGCTCACGATTGTCCAGTTTACACTCGTTGAAATCATTCAGCAACGGCTTTTTGCCAAGGCTGCTTTTGAGTTTACTTACCGGTTGCCCCGCATCCAGCCAGAAGCGATGGCCGATTACTATCCGCCCGAACTGATGAATCGGTTCTTCGATGTAGTAACACTCCAAAAAGGCATGACAAAGGTTCTGATCGATCTTCCAGCTGCCGCTGTACAGATTCTTTTCGGCATCGTTCTCCTCTCCTTTTACCACCCGGTCTTTTTAGGATTTGGCCTTATTGTGCTGCTGGTTATTTATGGTGTTATCCGCCTGTTCGGGCCAGAGGGAACACGCACGAGCATCAAAGAATCGAGCGATAAGTACAAAGTGGTCGACTGGCTCGAAAAGTATTCGATCGACCTGTCAGAAAAGCGCTCGACTGAAGGCACACAAAATCCAATCGGCCAGATTGATCGCCGACTAGCCAACTACATAAACCATCGGAACGACCACTTTACTGTCCTGAAACGCTTCTATTACAGCTCCGTTGCGTTTAGAACACTGGTTACCGGAGGATTGCTTATTCTGGGTACATCGCTGGTTGTCAGCCGCCAAATGTCGCTGGGTCAGTTCGTTGCGTCGGAGCTGGTCATTGTACTTATTACCGGGGCCGTTGACAAACTCGTATCCAGTGTCGACACGATATTTGATATGCTGGCGGGTGTAGAAAAGATTGCGGCTGTAACTGACTTGCCCTTAGAAACCGATACGACAACACATGCTTAATTTATCGAATCAACAGATTGATGAGCAGATGTTCGGCGAATATCCGCTCAAAACGTTACAGGAACTGCCACACCCCCGCAGTAGTCGTCGGCTTGGCCGATGGATGCTCTTTTTTCTGTTCCTGACTATAGTCATCCTGTTCCTTCCCTGGCGTCAGAATATCAGCGGGTTGGGAAGCGTAACCGCTTTGACTCCACAAGACAGACCACAAACGCTCCAGAACGCCATTGCGGGTCGAATTGAGCGCTGGTCGGTTCGGGAAGGCCAGTTTGTCAAAAGGGGCGATACGCTACTGGTCATTTCAGAAATCAAAGACGAATATTTCGACCCCAATCTCCCCGAACGACTCGGCGAACAATTGGCCGCCAAACAGGGCACCAGAGTGGCCACGGATGCCAAGATTCAAGCGCTCGACGGGCAGATGAAGGCATTGAGCACAGGCGTACGGGTAGATTTGGCCGAAGCCAGAAACCGGGTTCAGCAGGAACACCTGAAGGTACGTATAGACAGTGCCGA
Coding sequences:
- a CDS encoding aspartate carbamoyltransferase catalytic subunit gives rise to the protein MAQSLSVRHLVGIKDLTESDIQLILETASQFKEVINRPIKKVPSLRDVTIANVFFENSTRTRLSFELAEKRLSADVVNFSASGSSVKKGETLLDTVNNILAMKVDMVVMRHSSPGAPHYLTKHIKANVVNAGDGTHEHPTQALLDSFSIREKLGDVAGKRIAIIGDITHSRVALSNIFCLQKQGAEVMVCGPKTLIPKYIEALGVKVGHDVRAALAWCDVANVLRIQLERQQIKYFPSLREYSLYFGISKQMLDELDRPIVLMHPGPINRGVELTSDAADSSHSIILDQVENGVAVRMAVLYLLAQL
- a CDS encoding type II toxin-antitoxin system HicA family toxin, which gives rise to MAMKVKEIIRLLEEDGWYFKRQSGSHRVYRHPTKLGIAVVPDHGLNKELKPGTEQSILKQAGLK
- a CDS encoding type II toxin-antitoxin system HicB family antitoxin, whose product is MMQYVVIIEETEEGGYSAYVPDLPVCFTVGDTLDEVKTNIKSAIELYLEEIREMGMVLPLPKTISTLVAIQAA
- a CDS encoding ABC transporter transmembrane domain-containing protein, giving the protein MAVSTHLQPPPSPLQRLIRLLGTERKDIVYILLFAIITGIIGLTLPLGIQAVFNLVSSGMLFSSVYVMIGLVIVGVLVGGLLTIVQFTLVEIIQQRLFAKAAFEFTYRLPRIQPEAMADYYPPELMNRFFDVVTLQKGMTKVLIDLPAAAVQILFGIVLLSFYHPVFLGFGLIVLLVIYGVIRLFGPEGTRTSIKESSDKYKVVDWLEKYSIDLSEKRSTEGTQNPIGQIDRRLANYINHRNDHFTVLKRFYYSSVAFRTLVTGGLLILGTSLVVSRQMSLGQFVASELVIVLITGAVDKLVSSVDTIFDMLAGVEKIAAVTDLPLETDTTTHA